From a region of the Ovis aries strain OAR_USU_Benz2616 breed Rambouillet chromosome 10, ARS-UI_Ramb_v3.0, whole genome shotgun sequence genome:
- the LOC114116705 gene encoding translation machinery-associated protein 7-like: MSGCEGGKKKPLKQPKKQAKETDEEDKTFKQKQKEEQKKLKELKAKAVGKGPLATGGVKKSGKK; the protein is encoded by the coding sequence ATGTCGGGCTGCGAAGGTGGCAAGAAGAAGCCCCTGAAGCAGCCCAAGAAGCAAGCCAAGGAGACGGACGAGGAAGATAAGACattcaaacagaagcagaaggaggaGCAGAAGAAACTCAAGGAGCTAAAAGCAAAGGCCGTGGGGAAAGGCCCCCTGGCCACCGGTGGAGTTAAGAAATCTGGCAAAAAGTAA